One window of the Burkholderia ubonensis subsp. mesacidophila genome contains the following:
- a CDS encoding DUF2589 domain-containing protein: protein MDANFIGSVINALPMDQMIAGPLKAMISAQTQAAKSYADFLMQVCIQGGKAVAVQFDYDETLVDESGVSKGVVQKTMRIPLLAAIVHPIIAIEEGTIDFEMEITQSEKASSSTEAGGEFKAKIGWGPVSVNLSGRVSHKSEQTRSTDTRAKYSIHTQIKRQQPPEALMRVIDFLTDAATKPVVAADKAKDVKPLPATPTDGKLIGETSGAGAAGDGAPAAGAPAQAGEHA from the coding sequence ATGGACGCTAATTTCATTGGTTCGGTGATTAACGCTTTACCGATGGACCAAATGATCGCCGGACCATTAAAGGCGATGATCAGCGCGCAAACGCAAGCCGCGAAGAGTTATGCGGATTTCCTGATGCAGGTCTGCATCCAGGGTGGCAAGGCGGTGGCCGTGCAGTTCGACTACGACGAAACGCTCGTCGACGAAAGCGGCGTGTCGAAGGGCGTCGTGCAGAAGACCATGCGCATCCCGCTGCTCGCCGCGATCGTCCACCCGATCATCGCGATCGAGGAAGGCACGATCGACTTCGAGATGGAGATCACCCAGTCGGAAAAGGCGTCGTCGTCGACCGAGGCCGGCGGCGAGTTCAAGGCAAAGATCGGCTGGGGCCCCGTCAGCGTCAACCTGTCCGGCCGCGTGTCGCACAAGTCGGAGCAGACGCGCAGCACCGACACGCGCGCGAAATACTCGATCCACACGCAGATCAAGCGCCAGCAGCCGCCCGAAGCGCTGATGCGCGTGATCGACTTCCTGACCGACGCGGCGACCAAGCCGGTCGTCGCCGCGGACAAGGCGAAGGACGTGAAGCCGCTGCCCGCGACGCCGACCGACGGCAAGCTGATCGGCGAGACGTCGGGCGCGGGCGCCGCCGGCGACGGCGCACCGGCGGCGGGCGCGCCCGCGCAGGCCGGCGAGCACGCGTAA
- a CDS encoding extracellular catalytic domain type 2 short-chain-length polyhydroxyalkanoate depolymerase yields the protein MHVIPPPGRPTPPRVFFARLPRAARAAVAAAALAVAAAAPLAASAAGAAPLPAYAADLTRTSVSGLSSGGFMAMQFDVAYSSRLIGAGIVAGGPFYCAGENELVAPAVAAMTLCMQPVGPAPSANDAWRYARTFAQHGEIDDPANLRSQRIYVFSGAKDTVVSTRVVDQTARFYELAQVSAANLQYRRHPDAGHAFVTDRPGDAACSANASPYIDNCGFEQAHDIVRWIYATPGKPLNPPAVQAGGKLLAFDQRAFDPQRRASLDDTGYVYVPAACERDTCAVHVVFHGCVQNAATVGERMIRGVGYNEIADTNRLIVLYPQVAKSVANPLGCWDFWGYTNAEPTRPGFYRRDAPQMAAVMQMVQRLGAARP from the coding sequence ATGCATGTCATTCCCCCGCCCGGCCGCCCGACGCCGCCCCGTGTCTTCTTCGCGCGCCTGCCCCGCGCCGCGCGCGCCGCCGTTGCCGCGGCCGCGCTCGCCGTCGCGGCGGCCGCGCCACTCGCGGCAAGCGCGGCCGGCGCGGCGCCGCTGCCCGCTTACGCCGCGGACCTGACGCGCACGTCGGTGTCCGGCCTGTCGTCCGGCGGCTTCATGGCGATGCAGTTCGACGTCGCGTATTCGAGCCGGCTGATCGGCGCGGGCATCGTCGCCGGCGGGCCGTTCTACTGCGCGGGAGAGAACGAGCTGGTCGCCCCGGCGGTCGCCGCGATGACGCTGTGCATGCAGCCGGTCGGCCCCGCGCCGTCCGCGAACGACGCGTGGCGCTACGCGCGGACGTTCGCACAGCACGGCGAGATCGACGATCCGGCGAACCTGCGCAGCCAGCGCATCTACGTGTTCAGCGGCGCGAAGGACACGGTCGTGTCGACCCGCGTCGTCGACCAGACCGCGCGCTTCTACGAGCTCGCGCAGGTGAGCGCCGCGAACCTGCAGTACCGGCGCCATCCGGACGCCGGCCACGCATTCGTCACGGACCGCCCCGGCGACGCCGCATGCAGCGCGAACGCGAGCCCGTACATCGACAACTGCGGCTTCGAGCAGGCGCACGACATCGTCCGCTGGATCTACGCGACGCCCGGCAAGCCGCTCAACCCGCCCGCCGTGCAGGCCGGCGGCAAGCTGCTCGCGTTCGACCAGCGCGCGTTCGACCCGCAGCGGCGCGCATCGCTCGACGACACGGGCTACGTGTATGTCCCGGCAGCGTGCGAGCGCGACACGTGCGCGGTGCACGTCGTGTTCCACGGCTGCGTGCAGAACGCCGCGACGGTCGGCGAGCGGATGATCCGCGGCGTCGGCTACAACGAGATCGCCGACACGAACCGGCTGATCGTGCTCTATCCGCAGGTCGCGAAGTCGGTGGCGAACCCGCTCGGCTGCTGGGACTTCTGGGGCTATACGAACGCCGAGCCGACCCGGCCCGGCTTCTATCGCCGCGACGCGCCGCAGATGGCCGCCGTGATGCAGATGGTGCAGCGCCTCGGCGCCGCGCGCCCGTGA
- the lysA gene encoding diaminopimelate decarboxylase, with protein MSLDSRQLATLAQQYGTPLWVYDADVIRDRIAQLRRFDVIRYAQKACSNVHILKLMRDEGVLVDAVSLGEIERSLAAGFRPDGDPEGVVFTADLIDRPTLAAVLKHGVTVNAGSLDMLARIGEHASGHRVWLRINPGFGHGHSNKTNTGGPQSKHGIWIDDVPRAIEIVRQYGLKLVGIHMHIGSGVDYGHLSQVCDAMVDLVTSLGHDIEAISAGGGLSIPYRDGEPRVDVDHYFSQWDAARKRIEQHLGHAVRIEIEPGRFLVAESGTLVAEVQSVNCRPKHDFVLIDAGFNDLMRPAMYGSYHGVSVHTPDGATPEGRPQAHVAIAGPLCESGDVFTQDAGGVVTHRHLPQPRIGDLLFLHDAGAYGASMSSNYNSRPLAPEVLVDRGAPRLIRRRQTIAELLALELQA; from the coding sequence ATGTCCCTCGATTCCCGCCAGCTCGCGACGCTCGCGCAACAATACGGCACCCCGCTGTGGGTCTACGACGCCGACGTCATCCGCGACCGCATCGCGCAGCTGCGCCGGTTCGACGTGATCCGCTACGCGCAGAAGGCGTGCTCGAACGTCCATATCCTGAAGCTGATGCGCGACGAAGGCGTGCTCGTCGACGCGGTGTCGCTCGGCGAGATCGAGCGCAGCCTTGCCGCTGGTTTCCGGCCGGACGGCGACCCCGAAGGCGTCGTGTTCACGGCCGACCTGATCGACCGCCCGACGCTCGCGGCGGTGCTGAAGCACGGCGTGACCGTGAACGCGGGCTCGCTCGACATGCTCGCGCGCATCGGCGAGCACGCGAGCGGCCATCGCGTGTGGCTGCGCATCAACCCGGGCTTCGGCCACGGCCACAGCAACAAGACCAACACCGGCGGCCCGCAGAGCAAGCACGGCATCTGGATCGACGACGTGCCGCGCGCGATCGAGATCGTGCGCCAGTACGGGCTGAAGCTCGTCGGCATCCACATGCACATCGGCTCGGGCGTCGACTACGGCCACCTGTCGCAGGTGTGCGACGCGATGGTCGACCTCGTCACGTCGCTCGGCCACGACATCGAGGCGATCTCGGCGGGCGGCGGCCTGTCGATCCCGTACCGCGACGGCGAGCCGCGCGTCGACGTCGATCACTACTTCAGCCAGTGGGACGCCGCGCGCAAGCGGATCGAGCAGCATCTCGGCCACGCGGTGCGCATCGAGATCGAGCCGGGCCGCTTCCTCGTCGCCGAATCCGGCACGCTCGTCGCCGAAGTGCAGTCGGTCAACTGCCGGCCGAAGCACGACTTCGTGCTGATCGACGCGGGCTTCAACGACCTGATGCGCCCGGCGATGTACGGCAGCTATCACGGCGTCAGCGTGCACACGCCCGACGGCGCGACGCCGGAAGGCCGGCCGCAAGCGCATGTCGCGATCGCGGGGCCGCTGTGCGAATCCGGCGACGTGTTCACGCAGGACGCGGGCGGCGTGGTCACGCACCGCCACCTGCCGCAGCCGCGGATCGGCGACCTGCTGTTCCTGCACGATGCGGGCGCGTATGGCGCGTCGATGTCGTCGAACTACAACAGCCGGCCGCTCGCGCCGGAAGTGCTCGTCGATCGCGGCGCGCCGCGCCTGATCCGCCGCCGGCAGACGATCGCCGAACTGCTCGCGCTGGAATTGCAGGCGTAA
- a CDS encoding lysozyme — MANQPERTGTQGIELIKHFEGLRLARYLDAVGKPTIGYGHLILPHERFTRPLTPAEADALLRQDLRSAELNLRKLLRVPVTQQQFDALMSFVFNLGSGRLRASTLLRYLNAGAPARAADQFLVWNKAGGRPLAGLTRRRQAERALFLS; from the coding sequence ATGGCGAACCAGCCTGAACGCACCGGCACGCAAGGCATCGAGCTGATCAAGCACTTCGAGGGCCTGCGGCTCGCGCGGTATCTCGATGCGGTCGGCAAGCCGACCATCGGCTACGGCCACCTGATCCTGCCGCACGAGCGCTTCACCCGCCCGCTTACGCCGGCCGAAGCCGACGCGCTGCTGCGGCAGGACCTGCGCAGCGCCGAGCTGAACCTGCGCAAGCTGCTGCGCGTGCCGGTCACGCAGCAGCAGTTCGACGCGCTGATGTCGTTCGTCTTCAACCTCGGCTCGGGCCGCCTGCGCGCGTCGACGCTGCTGCGCTACCTGAACGCCGGCGCGCCGGCCCGCGCGGCCGACCAGTTCCTGGTCTGGAACAAGGCGGGCGGGCGGCCGCTCGCGGGCCTCACGCGGCGGCGCCAGGCCGAACGCGCGCTGTTCCTCTCGTGA
- a CDS encoding response regulator transcription factor, translating to MNVLMIDSPPLFVAGVADVMCKRDMSWHVWSAQRPEDLHRLRDALLPDTVGAVTIECDDHAPPTIWPNVLHETFGATPWLCVVGGVCRRTIADALLAGAAGIIDRRASADEFADALARVAAGAIYVPPGEGGAGPARAPGASAGDERAFERLTPRQREVLRLLAEGKSNKQICRVLNVAEGTIKNHLYALFRQIGVSNRTEAALWLSRHVPADPPSGCLFMPACNPPG from the coding sequence ATGAACGTCCTGATGATCGACAGCCCGCCGTTGTTCGTGGCAGGCGTGGCAGACGTAATGTGTAAACGCGACATGAGCTGGCATGTGTGGTCCGCCCAGCGCCCCGAGGACCTTCATCGCTTGCGCGACGCGCTGCTGCCCGACACGGTCGGCGCAGTCACGATCGAATGCGACGACCACGCGCCGCCCACGATCTGGCCGAACGTGCTGCACGAGACGTTCGGCGCGACGCCGTGGCTGTGCGTCGTCGGCGGCGTGTGCCGCCGGACGATCGCCGACGCGCTGCTGGCCGGCGCCGCCGGCATCATCGACCGGCGCGCGAGCGCGGACGAGTTCGCGGACGCCCTCGCCCGGGTCGCGGCCGGCGCGATCTACGTACCTCCGGGCGAAGGCGGGGCGGGGCCCGCGCGCGCGCCCGGCGCGTCGGCCGGCGACGAACGTGCGTTCGAGCGGTTGACGCCGAGGCAGCGCGAGGTGCTGCGGCTGCTGGCCGAAGGCAAGTCGAACAAGCAGATCTGCCGCGTGCTGAACGTCGCGGAAGGCACGATCAAGAACCACCTGTATGCGCTGTTCCGGCAGATCGGCGTGAGCAACCGGACGGAGGCGGCGTTGTGGCTGTCGCGTCACGTGCCGGCCGATCCGCCGTCCGGCTGCCTGTTCATGCCGGCCTGCAATCCGCCCGGCTGA
- a CDS encoding DUF2589 domain-containing protein produces MFRLFKRRRNAAARDDRPAADAAALAPSDAGEPPASPASAAQGGQPDATAATAAPFAAPDAAPAVGVSSSGAASGTLPDTAPGASPGPASGTPDGHACAPPSDAPPPAPPAPPAGTPPGEPADADRPPPRGLALDEIARGMQHAAAAANQLLAHQYTAVLDQFFDRRDDGLLAPREVQVALDAEHTMPVPLVALATPRGLALERMVVHLTVRGDFTEAHPAGGFAGDDQRGRFYVTLAPRSSKKDAQGNAGHRDTEHIDIEMQFAALAPPEAIMRVIDEYTHRLVPRARHGNEEHHDGEPA; encoded by the coding sequence ATGTTCAGGCTCTTCAAAAGGCGGCGCAACGCGGCCGCACGCGATGACCGGCCAGCCGCCGACGCGGCGGCGCTCGCGCCGTCCGACGCCGGCGAGCCGCCGGCGTCACCGGCGAGCGCCGCTCAGGGCGGGCAGCCGGACGCGACGGCCGCGACGGCCGCCCCGTTCGCCGCACCGGATGCCGCGCCCGCCGTCGGCGTGTCGTCGTCCGGCGCGGCATCCGGCACGTTGCCCGACACGGCGCCGGGGGCGTCCCCCGGGCCGGCATCGGGCACGCCGGACGGCCACGCGTGCGCCCCGCCGTCCGACGCGCCGCCCCCCGCCCCGCCCGCGCCCCCTGCCGGCACGCCGCCCGGCGAGCCGGCGGACGCCGACCGCCCGCCGCCGCGCGGGCTCGCGCTCGACGAGATCGCGCGCGGCATGCAGCACGCCGCGGCAGCCGCGAATCAGCTGCTCGCGCATCAGTACACGGCCGTGCTCGACCAATTCTTCGACCGGCGCGACGACGGCCTGCTCGCGCCGCGCGAAGTCCAGGTCGCGCTCGACGCCGAGCACACGATGCCGGTGCCGCTCGTCGCGCTCGCGACGCCGCGCGGCCTCGCGCTCGAACGGATGGTCGTGCACCTGACGGTACGCGGCGATTTCACCGAGGCGCATCCGGCTGGCGGCTTCGCCGGCGACGACCAGCGCGGGCGCTTCTACGTGACGCTCGCGCCGCGCTCGTCGAAGAAGGATGCGCAAGGCAACGCGGGGCACCGCGACACCGAGCACATCGACATCGAAATGCAGTTCGCGGCGCTCGCGCCGCCCGAAGCGATCATGCGCGTGATCGACGAATACACGCATCGCCTGGTGCCGCGCGCACGGCACGGCAACGAGGAGCACCACGATGGCGAACCAGCCTGA
- a CDS encoding bestrophin-like domain, which produces MLFLYNIPVAAMGALIVAATLAAALLGYAAFRRVLPARIDAEQRGMIVAMLSAVTTINSLLVAFSAVSVWNSYQAATDTVAAEAACATELARDLVAFRVAGGGGGADAARRALADYLARAADDEWPQMQQHGRADPRAEAAFDRLFAAVNRIAPTDERERVLLAQVLARANEMVKHRQNRLQNLHSAMPGTLWAVMLVSSSLSLLLLYALPGTRFNVCLVSIWAVTLGLAFFFVLAVDRPFAGEVSVRATPIRHALDRLRAELAAPAGAGPAAHVSRADCRPA; this is translated from the coding sequence ATGCTGTTTCTCTACAACATTCCCGTCGCCGCGATGGGCGCATTGATCGTGGCCGCGACGCTCGCGGCCGCGCTGCTCGGCTATGCCGCGTTCCGGCGCGTGCTGCCCGCGCGGATCGACGCCGAACAGCGCGGGATGATCGTCGCGATGCTGTCGGCGGTCACGACCATCAACTCGCTGCTCGTCGCGTTCTCGGCCGTGTCGGTGTGGAATTCCTATCAGGCCGCGACCGATACCGTCGCGGCCGAAGCCGCCTGCGCGACCGAGCTGGCGCGCGACCTCGTCGCGTTCCGCGTCGCCGGCGGCGGCGGCGGCGCCGATGCCGCGCGCCGCGCGCTCGCCGACTACCTCGCGCGGGCCGCCGACGACGAGTGGCCGCAGATGCAGCAGCACGGCCGCGCCGACCCGCGCGCCGAAGCCGCGTTCGACCGGCTGTTCGCGGCGGTCAATCGCATCGCGCCGACCGACGAGCGCGAACGCGTGCTGCTCGCGCAAGTGCTGGCGCGCGCGAACGAGATGGTCAAGCACCGGCAGAACCGCCTGCAGAATCTCCATTCCGCGATGCCGGGAACGCTCTGGGCCGTGATGCTGGTGTCGAGCAGCCTGTCGCTGCTGTTGCTGTACGCGCTGCCCGGCACGCGCTTCAATGTCTGCCTCGTGTCGATCTGGGCGGTCACGCTCGGGCTCGCGTTCTTTTTCGTGCTGGCGGTGGACCGCCCGTTCGCCGGCGAGGTGAGCGTGCGCGCCACGCCGATCCGGCACGCGCTCGACCGGCTGCGCGCCGAGCTGGCCGCGCCGGCCGGCGCGGGGCCGGCGGCGCACGTCAGCCGGGCGGATTGCAGGCCGGCATGA